TCCATGATTAACTTTCTGCGTTCCTTAAACTTTTTCTGCATTTCTTTTACGGCTGCTTCTGTTTCAGGGAGATCTACAGAATTTGCAAGACCAATTTGCAAAAAAGTGGGGCAGCAGGTGGAAGAATACTGATGAAATTTTAAAATATAATCCATATGCCGTTTGTCAACTGCTAAATATCCAAGCCGCCAGCCGGTCATGGCATAGGTCTTCGAAAAACCGCACATGATAAGCGCCCGTTCCCGCATTCCGGGAAAAGAAGCCATCGAGCAGAAAGGTTCATCATAAGTTAGACGGTCATAAATTTCGTCCGAAAAGACGAGAAGATCATATTTACAGGCAAGTTTTGCGAGACCTTCCAAAATTTCGCGGTGATAAGCAACACCGGTTGGATTGCAGGGATTATTGAGAATAATCATTCTGGTACGGTCGGTGATATGAGCTTCGGTTTCAGCAAGATCGATCTGAAAGCCATTTTCTTCTTTTAAAGGAAGCGAAACGACAGTGCCCCCTGCTAGATGAACCAAATTCTCATAGCTCACAAAAGCAGGGGAAAAGATGATAACTTCATCTCCCGCACTAATTGTAGAGAGCAACGCATTGTTAATTGCTTCTGCACCGCCGCATGTCACAAGAATTTCGGTCGCAGGGTCGTAATGAACTCCCATATCCCGCTCCAGAATTTTCGAAATCTTTTCGCGTAGTTCCGGCATGCCGCGGTTGGAACCATAATGTGTAAAGTTGGCTTCCAAAGCGGCGATCGTTGCTTTTTTAATTGGTTCCGGCGTATTGAAATCCGGTTCCCCTGCTACCAGAGGAATTACTGTTTTGCCGGCGTCTTTCATGGCACGGACTTTATCGAGCATGACGCGAATTAAAGAGGAAGAAGTGGAATCCATACGTTCGGCGCCTGCAAAAATCTCTCTTTTTTTCATAAGAAATCCTCCTTTAGCTGGCTTTGTCAATCGGGTTTGGGTTGTTTACAGGAAAAGTAGGAACCTGACCCTTGAGTGTTTCGACAATTCCCAAAGCAGCCTGATAACTCATTCGTTCCAGAGAACGTCCAGTAAAGGCTGCGGTATGCGGAGAGACAATTACATTATCCAAATGGAGAATGGGGTTATTCATATTTGGAATCCCACCATCAAAAACATCGATAGCAGCACCGGCAATCTTTTTTTCTGCCAATATTTTAGTCAATGCTTTTTCATCGGTCACTTCTCCGCGGGCCGTGTTGATCAGGTAAGCGGTTGGCTTCATCAAAGCAAGCTTTTCCGCGCTGAGAAGATTCCTGGTAGAAGAGGTGAGCGGTACATGAAGGGAAAGGAAATCAGCGGAGCGGATCACCTCATCCAGATCATTTGTGAGAATTCCGTATTCTGTTTTCATTGGCTTAGTTAAACGACGTTTATGGCCGATAACGTTCATGCCAAGTCCGTAAAATGCTTTTTTGGCGACCATGGTACCAATAGTTCCAACACCAATAATTCCAAGTGTTTTGCCCTCTAGGTCCATTCCGCAGATAGAACGAATTTCCCAGTTCCCTGCTTTGAGTCCTTCGTTATATTCAAAGGTACGTTTAGCAAGAAGCAAAATCAGACCGATTGTATATTCTGCTACGGAATTTTG
This genomic window from Caproicibacterium sp. BJN0003 contains:
- a CDS encoding pyridoxal phosphate-dependent aminotransferase, with the protein product MKKREIFAGAERMDSTSSSLIRVMLDKVRAMKDAGKTVIPLVAGEPDFNTPEPIKKATIAALEANFTHYGSNRGMPELREKISKILERDMGVHYDPATEILVTCGGAEAINNALLSTISAGDEVIIFSPAFVSYENLVHLAGGTVVSLPLKEENGFQIDLAETEAHITDRTRMIILNNPCNPTGVAYHREILEGLAKLACKYDLLVFSDEIYDRLTYDEPFCSMASFPGMRERALIMCGFSKTYAMTGWRLGYLAVDKRHMDYILKFHQYSSTCCPTFLQIGLANSVDLPETEAAVKEMQKKFKERRKLIMEQLDKIPQIHYVRPSGAFYVFIDVSDTGLSGQEFSERLLEEKLVGTVPGIGLGKECGDFVRLSYATSNENILEATNRMANFVKSLA
- a CDS encoding hydroxyacid dehydrogenase, whose translation is MSYKVLITEDINESGKELLREQGYEIRMGTGIDEETVLKEASDCDAILTRNATISRRIMENCPKLKAISMHGVGVNGIDVKSATELGIQVTNAAKANQNSVAEYTIGLILLLAKRTFEYNEGLKAGNWEIRSICGMDLEGKTLGIIGVGTIGTMVAKKAFYGLGMNVIGHKRRLTKPMKTEYGILTNDLDEVIRSADFLSLHVPLTSSTRNLLSAEKLALMKPTAYLINTARGEVTDEKALTKILAEKKIAGAAIDVFDGGIPNMNNPILHLDNVIVSPHTAAFTGRSLERMSYQAALGIVETLKGQVPTFPVNNPNPIDKAS